TCGTCTTCCGTGTAAGTTTCAACTCCACCGAGCCCGAGGTCCAGGTACAGGACATCACCGTCCCGAAAAAATGTAAGGGGGACGTCGAAGTCCTCCCATTAACACCGAGAACATGTAAAGACCGTATATAGATGTAGCTATCATGGCCGTAGAAAGTTTTCCGAAGGTCTGGAACCCAGGACGGAAGTGGTTCTACATCGTGCTTCTGTTCTTCGAAAGCCATGCTGGCATTCCGGAACAGCGCCAGAGCGAATCCAGCGTCCGCCAGTCTCCGAGCAAAGTAGAGGCATACCTCTTCTATTGTCAAGCTGTAGTCCGGAATTATGTCAGGCGAGTAGGGACTGATCGACTTGAGGCGACGTGCCATACTCGTCAAGGCGTATAGCCGATCACGAGGGTCGGAGCATTCCATGAGAGAGTACTGGTCAAGGAGGCGCAACAGTATCGATTCTCCTTCCAATTGATGATGGGCACCATGACCAGCGATGAATCCCACCAGAGCCAGGACTTCCCGACCACGTTTCGACAAAGTGATGCACGATGAGAGAAGCTCTTTTTGTGCATCGGAAAGCTTTGCGGGGTTTTGGGGATAGTAGTGTAGAAGTCGAGTGATGACATGTTCACACCCTGGGAAGAGCATCATTGCGAAGCCGTCGAGTGTTTCGGAGTATCGTAAATTCCACGAGCAGAGACCCCAGCAGAATCGTAGACGCTTGGAGGAGTGCAGTTCTTGCACGACCCATCGACGACTCCAATAACGGCGACAAAAGAATTCGCCGAATACCCTGCAGTTCTCTTGAGTACGGCTGACTATGACAGGATCCGTTTCCAGCACCTTGAACTGATCGGAGACTCCAAATCGCTTTGAGCGATGTACATTTCCAATGCCGCAAATGCAGTGATAGCCACGGCCGTAGGATGAAGGCTGCGATCTGCAGCTCATTTGTTGAAGGCAAGAAAGAGTGTGCAAAATGTACTCGGGTTCAAGGCGGCAAGAGTCTTGAGTGTCTACTGCTGCGAAGAGCGAGCTTAGAACGGGAGACCTTGAAGCCGCATCGTGCTCTTGTTCGATACTCTCGCCCAGCCACGCGATGGTCAATGTGCCCTTCGAGTAAATGTCAGTCATCATCGCCACCTGCCGGCTCCGCTCCTCATGGTCGTCTTGGTTGATGCATACTGCATCGATCCACAATCTCTGAACCTCATGAGTGCTCCGTATCTGGCGAAGTCCATCGTACAAATTCGTCGTGATGGGCGCGACGTAAATTCGATCTCAAGAGTCTGCAATAGGCATGCGCAACCGTCGTCGGTCGCCCAGCTGTAAGACAATGGGTGTTAACTCGGCAGCTCTGATAACGCGGCAAGTTCTATGCTGGCTCTGATGACAGGGTCGTTGTCTTTCGACGGCTGCAGCAGCAGAATGCGGATCGCGTCGTCTGTCGGTAACGACGTGTAGTGGTACCGTGTGCCAGGATGCACAGCCTCGAGGTATGCATGCTCCGGCGGGCATGGAGACGCTCTCTCCATCACGCGGTGGCGTCGATGGCGTCGCGATTGCCTGGCTCCGTGGCCGCGTAATACTTATGTAGAGAGAAGTGTGGGAGTTAGTCAGGTACACCATAGTCTCTCTCGCTTGCGGTCGTCGAGTGGGGTATACTAGTAATAGCCTCCGTTTGCGGGAAACGTTAACTTCGCCCAGTATGTGAGCAAGTATACAGTGCGGCTACACACAACTGCTGACCGTCGGGGGCTTGTATAAGACATCCGTACTCACCCCAAGGCAACCAGGCAACCAGGCCGCACGCACGCACGCGCGCAGCATCCCGCCTTCCCGCCCCTTCGTCCTCACCGCCACCCCAAAGTAGCAACCAGGCAACACACCATCAAACCATCATATACAACCAAAATACTATTATCCATCAGGGAAGTAGCTCAACCATACGATCATTTATGATTTCCTAGATGGCTTCGGCCTAGGATTTCATCATAGCCGGGCAGCTGCGGTCAATCAGCGCATGAGGCTGGTTTCTTCGGAGACGCAGTTCTCGCCTTCCCTTTTGCTTCTTTGTTTTTGTTTGCTTGAGGTTCGCGTTTCGAGGGGTTGGGTTGTCGTATGATGAGTGGTCGTTGGTTCTTTTGCTCGTGCCTCCATTTTTGGACCAAATTCATGCTCAATTCCAGCTCTAGCTTCTTTTCTTTTTCAATCCGTCTGAGCTCGATCGAGAGTCTGTTCCAAGATGTAAACTGCGTGATATTACTATTCCGCTTCTGAGAAGGGCCAGGAGGTAGAGTTTTGTACATTCGTGAAAGTGTCTAAGTAGCAAGGCTTTGCTCTGTACAGCTCGTTAAAGCCTCGTCCTCTGCCAATGCGCTCTCCCCATCTCCTTTCATCCTCATCCCCGCCACGACTCGACATACCGACCGGACGCTGCTCAATCTATCCTCCACGAGCTCGGGACCGTGCCACGGCTCTCTCGTGCGCTCTCCGTGTGCCTTCCTCCCATTATCCAGAGCTCTTCACATGACTCCCACCATGGTATACTGTCTTCTGTCACAGACACAGCTGTACTTCCTTAAGCATGTCCCAAGGTGACTCTGATACCAAACTGTCCAACACGCCTCTTTCCTCCAGCGAAAGCATACTGCACATGCGCCTTCCTGAATCCACGGAGCATCACACTCGGCCCCTTGCTATTACCTCCACGTCTCGCCATCTTTCTCGCACTTCTGTTGGCTGTGAGACGCTTTGTCAGACGACCTGCGGCTTCCACTTCAACGCTGCTGACTTGACTCAGCAGTAGCTTATTTTGTATCGTTCCATTCGTCGTCTTTCCCATATTGCCGATCGTGAAGTCGGCGAACGAGAACTTCGTCGGCTGCTGTTGCGCTTTCGCCTGCCGAATCCTCGAAATCGTTTGCGCGTTGGGCAATGGTGCCTTCCATGTCGCATCACGAATGACTCGTCGCGGGGTGTTGCGACGATCGCGAAGACGCTGAGCGACGACTCTAGCGAGAATGTCGGCGTCGAGATGTTGCTTCGACAACCTGATAAGTCGCAGATCTACTGGCTTGCCGTATATCCTCGCGATCAATGACTGCAATCCAGCTTTTGATTCCTCATTGAGCAGAATATCAGAGGCATCCGCTCTCTTGTCTGGCTTTCC
Above is a genomic segment from Fulvia fulva chromosome 3, complete sequence containing:
- a CDS encoding Ribosomal protein S5, mitochondrial, with amino-acid sequence MPPRTLLIPRGSFAFHSKHLQNRLPSRRFASTLAIARPATAPWQNSIPIVRQAQSVTGGMEWQTSAYSWNKQNIKNLPIAATNVEKLIEGYVTMKEVNNEGKDVRAIRTALAARRKSAEKVYVSKPRIKDFGDRIELTAFIFDGKAAMKEDLAAKRAAFFAGERGKPDKRADASDILLNEESKAGLQSLIARIYGKPVDLRLIRLSKQHLDADILARVVAQRLRDRRNTPRRVIRDATWKAPLPNAQTISRIRQAKAQQQPTKFSFADFTIGNMGKTTNGTIQNKLLLSQVSSVEVEAAGRLTKRLTANRSARKMARRGGNSKGPSVMLRGFRKAHVQYAFAGGKRRVGQFGIRVTLGHA